One Cricetulus griseus strain 17A/GY chromosome 5, alternate assembly CriGri-PICRH-1.0, whole genome shotgun sequence genomic window carries:
- the Micos13 gene encoding MICOS complex subunit MIC13, with translation MVARVWSLMRFLIKGSVAGGAVYLVYDQELLGPSDKSEAALRKAEEVVPPAMYQFSQYVCQQTGLEMPQLPAPPKINFPNFRESWNSGIISVMAALSVAPSKAREYSKEGWDYVKEHSK, from the exons ATGGTGGCTCGAGTATGGTCGCTAATGAG GTTCCTTATCAAGGGAAGTGTGGCTGGGGGAGCAGTCTACCTTGTTTATGACCAGGAGCTGCTGGGACCCAGTGACAAGAGCGAGGCTGCTCTAAGAAAGGCCGAGGAGGTGGTGCCACCAGCAATGTACCAGTTCAGCCAGTATGTATGCCAGCAGACGGGTTTGGAGATGCCACAG CTCCCAGCCCCTCCAAAGATTAACTTTCCGAACTTCCGTGAATCCTGGAACTCAG GCATCATCTCTGTCATGGCAGCTTTGTCCGTGGCCCCCAGCAAGGCCCGAGAGTACTCCAAGGAGGGCTGGGATTATGTGAAAGAGCACAGCAAGTAA